A stretch of the Streptomyces ortus genome encodes the following:
- the cydB gene encoding cytochrome d ubiquinol oxidase subunit II, translated as MELHDIWFVLIAVLWIGYFFLEGFDFGIGVLTKLLARNRTEKRVLINTIGPVWDGNEVWLLSAGGATFAAFPEWYATLFSGFYLPLLLILVCLILRGVAFEYRAKRPEEQWQRNWENAIFWTSLLPAFLWGVAFGNIVRGVKIDQNFEYVGGLTDLLNPYAVLGGLVTLTLFTFHGAVFAALKTLGDIRERARRLALRLGLVTAVLALVFLLWTQVENGDAKSLVALVVAVVALVAAIGANQAGREGWAFGLSGLTIVAAIAMLFLTLFPNVMPSSLNDEWSLTVTNASSSPYTLKIMTWCAVIATPVVMLYQGWTYWVFRKRIGTQHIADAVH; from the coding sequence ATGGAACTTCACGACATCTGGTTCGTCCTCATCGCCGTCCTGTGGATCGGCTACTTCTTCCTGGAGGGCTTCGACTTCGGGATCGGCGTTCTCACCAAGCTGCTCGCCCGGAACCGGACCGAGAAGCGGGTACTGATCAACACCATCGGCCCGGTCTGGGACGGCAACGAGGTGTGGCTCCTCTCGGCGGGAGGCGCGACCTTCGCCGCCTTCCCCGAGTGGTACGCCACGCTCTTCTCCGGCTTCTACCTGCCCCTGCTGCTCATCCTCGTCTGCCTGATCCTGCGCGGAGTGGCCTTCGAGTACCGGGCCAAGCGGCCCGAGGAGCAGTGGCAGCGCAACTGGGAGAACGCGATCTTCTGGACCTCGCTGCTCCCGGCGTTCCTGTGGGGTGTGGCCTTCGGCAACATCGTCCGCGGGGTGAAGATCGACCAGAACTTCGAGTACGTGGGCGGCCTCACGGACCTGCTCAACCCGTACGCAGTCCTGGGCGGCCTGGTGACGCTGACGCTGTTCACCTTCCACGGAGCGGTGTTCGCCGCGCTCAAGACCCTTGGTGACATCCGGGAACGGGCGCGCCGACTGGCGCTGCGGCTCGGACTGGTGACGGCCGTGCTCGCGCTGGTCTTCCTGCTCTGGACGCAGGTCGAGAACGGTGACGCCAAGAGTCTGGTCGCGCTGGTCGTGGCGGTCGTCGCGCTGGTCGCGGCGATCGGAGCGAACCAGGCGGGACGTGAGGGCTGGGCGTTCGGACTGTCGGGCCTCACCATCGTCGCCGCGATTGCGATGCTGTTCCTGACGCTCTTCCCGAACGTCATGCCGTCCTCGCTGAACGACGAGTGGAGCCTCACGGTCACCAACGCCTCGTCGAGCCCGTACACGCTGAAGATCATGACGTGGTGTGCGGTGATCGCCACACCGGTGGTCATGCTCTACCAGGGCTGGACGTACTGGGTGTTCCGCAAGCGGATCGGTACCCAGCACATTGCCGACGCCGTGCACTGA
- a CDS encoding cytochrome ubiquinol oxidase subunit I produces the protein MELALAPETIARWQFGITTVYHFLFVPLTISLAALTAGLQTAWVRTEKEKYLRATKFWGKLFLINIAMGVVTGIVQEFQFGMNWSDYSRFVGDVFGAPLAFEALIAFFFESTFIGLWIFGWDKLPKKIHLACIWMVSIGTLLSAYFILAANSWMQHPVGYRINEKKGRAELTDFWLVLTQNTALNQVFHSFSAAFLTGGAFMVGIAAFHLMRKKHIPVMRTSLRLGLVTMAVGGLLTAISGDTLGKVMYEQQPMKMAAAEALWDGEEPAPFSVFAYGDVDKGHNTVALEIPGLLSFLAHSDFDSYVPGINDTNKAEQEKFGPGDYKPIVPVAYWGFRWMIGFGMASFSLGLLGLWLTRKRFLLPAAQRTGEDDVPHLVLLRKPLGSRLTRLYWLLAVWTMAFPLIANSWGWIFTEMGRQPWVVYGVMQTRDAVSPGVSQTEMIISLAVLTTIYAILAVVEVKLLAKYVKAGPPELTEADLNPPTKIGGDPRDADKPMAFSY, from the coding sequence GTGGAATTGGCTTTGGCGCCGGAGACGATAGCGCGCTGGCAGTTCGGCATCACCACCGTCTACCACTTCCTCTTCGTCCCGCTCACGATCTCGCTCGCCGCGCTCACCGCGGGCCTGCAGACCGCATGGGTGCGCACGGAGAAGGAGAAGTACCTCAGAGCCACCAAGTTCTGGGGCAAGCTCTTCCTGATCAACATCGCGATGGGTGTCGTCACGGGGATCGTGCAGGAGTTCCAGTTCGGAATGAACTGGTCCGACTACTCGCGCTTCGTCGGTGACGTCTTCGGTGCCCCGCTCGCCTTCGAGGCCCTGATCGCCTTCTTCTTCGAGTCCACGTTCATCGGGCTCTGGATCTTCGGCTGGGACAAGCTGCCGAAGAAGATCCACTTGGCCTGCATCTGGATGGTCTCGATCGGCACGCTGCTGTCCGCGTACTTCATCCTCGCGGCCAACTCCTGGATGCAGCACCCCGTCGGCTACCGCATCAACGAGAAGAAGGGGCGCGCCGAACTCACCGACTTCTGGCTGGTCCTGACCCAGAACACGGCGCTCAACCAGGTGTTCCACAGCTTCTCGGCGGCCTTCCTGACGGGCGGCGCCTTCATGGTGGGCATCGCGGCGTTCCACCTGATGCGCAAGAAGCACATCCCGGTGATGCGGACCTCGCTCCGGCTGGGCCTGGTCACCATGGCGGTCGGCGGCCTCCTCACCGCGATCAGTGGCGACACCCTCGGCAAGGTCATGTACGAGCAGCAGCCGATGAAGATGGCCGCCGCCGAGGCCCTGTGGGACGGCGAGGAGCCCGCGCCCTTCTCCGTGTTCGCCTATGGGGACGTCGACAAGGGGCACAACACGGTGGCCCTGGAGATTCCCGGGCTCCTGTCCTTCCTCGCCCACAGCGACTTCGACTCGTACGTGCCCGGCATCAACGACACCAACAAGGCCGAGCAGGAGAAGTTCGGACCCGGCGACTACAAGCCCATCGTCCCCGTCGCCTACTGGGGCTTCCGCTGGATGATCGGCTTCGGCATGGCGTCCTTCTCCCTGGGCCTGCTGGGACTGTGGCTGACCCGCAAGAGGTTCCTGCTGCCGGCCGCTCAGCGGACGGGGGAGGACGACGTACCGCATCTGGTGCTGCTCAGGAAGCCGCTCGGCTCCAGGCTCACCCGGCTGTACTGGCTCCTGGCGGTCTGGACGATGGCCTTCCCGTTGATCGCCAACTCGTGGGGGTGGATCTTCACCGAGATGGGCCGGCAGCCCTGGGTCGTCTACGGCGTCATGCAGACCCGCGACGCGGTCTCCCCCGGTGTGTCGCAGACCGAGATGATCATCTCGCTGGCCGTGCTGACGACGATCTACGCGATCCTCGCCGTCGTCGAGGTGAAGCTGCTCGCGAAGTACGTCAAGGCCGGACCACCCGAGCTCACCGAGGCCGACCTCAACCCGCCCACGAAGATCGGCGGCGACCCCCGGGACGCCGACAAGCCGATGGCCTTCTCGTACTAG
- the hisC gene encoding histidinol-phosphate transaminase, which produces MSETSPKLRAELEGIPTYKPGKPAAVSDGPVAYKLSSNENPYPPLPGVLESVSAAVGAFNRYPDMACTGLMSELADRFGVPLTHLATGTGSVGVAQQLVQATSGPGDEVIYAWRSFEAYPIITRVSGATPVQVPLTPGDVHDLDAMADAITDRTRLIFVCNPNNPTGTAVRRAELERFLDRVPADVLVVLDEAYREFVRDAEVPDGVELYRDRPNVCVLRTFSKAYGLAGLRVGFAIAHDPVAAALRKTAVPFGVSQLAQDAAVASLRAEDELLGRVGSLVSERTRVVGTLRGQGWTVPDTQANFVWLRLGERTVDFAAVCEQAGVVVRPFAGEGVRVTVGETEANDIFLMTAEGFRKEI; this is translated from the coding sequence GTGAGCGAGACGAGCCCGAAGCTGCGAGCCGAGCTGGAGGGTATTCCCACGTACAAGCCCGGGAAGCCCGCGGCGGTCTCGGACGGTCCGGTGGCCTACAAGCTGTCCTCCAACGAGAACCCCTATCCGCCGCTGCCGGGAGTGCTGGAGAGCGTCAGCGCGGCGGTCGGTGCCTTCAACCGCTACCCCGACATGGCGTGCACGGGGTTGATGAGCGAGCTGGCGGACCGGTTCGGGGTGCCGCTGACGCATCTGGCCACCGGCACCGGCTCGGTCGGCGTCGCCCAGCAGCTGGTGCAGGCGACCTCGGGACCGGGTGACGAGGTGATCTACGCCTGGCGGTCCTTCGAGGCGTACCCGATCATCACCCGCGTCAGCGGGGCGACGCCGGTCCAGGTGCCGCTGACGCCGGGGGACGTCCACGACCTCGACGCGATGGCGGACGCGATCACCGACCGGACGCGGCTGATTTTCGTCTGCAACCCCAACAACCCCACGGGTACGGCGGTGCGCCGGGCCGAGCTGGAACGATTCCTCGACCGGGTGCCGGCCGATGTCCTGGTGGTCCTCGACGAGGCGTACCGCGAGTTCGTGCGCGACGCGGAGGTGCCGGACGGCGTCGAGCTCTACCGGGACCGGCCGAACGTGTGCGTGCTGCGGACGTTCTCCAAGGCGTACGGTCTCGCCGGGCTGCGGGTCGGCTTCGCGATCGCTCATGATCCGGTGGCGGCGGCGCTGCGCAAGACGGCCGTGCCCTTCGGGGTGAGCCAGCTCGCTCAGGACGCGGCGGTCGCCTCGCTGCGCGCCGAGGACGAGCTGCTCGGCCGGGTCGGTTCGCTGGTCTCCGAGCGCACCCGGGTCGTCGGGACGCTGCGTGGCCAGGGCTGGACGGTGCCGGACACCCAGGCGAACTTCGTGTGGCTGCGGCTCGGGGAGCGCACGGTCGACTTCGCCGCCGTGTGCGAGCAGGCCGGGGTCGTCGTCCGGCCGTTCGCGGGCGAGGGTGTCCGGGTGACGGTGGGCGAGACCGAGGCCAACGACATCTTTCTGATGACGGCGGAGGGCTTCCGCAAGGAGATCTAG
- a CDS encoding LacI family DNA-binding transcriptional regulator has protein sequence MTAAGKHQVSRSDTSRRGNRPGRAGIRDVAAAAGVSITTVSDALNGKGRLPDATRRHVREVADRLGYRPSAAARTLRTGKSGLIGLTVTTYGDEPFTFTEFAYFAEMARAATSAALARGYALVILPATSRHDVWSNVALDGTVVIDPSDQDPVVSELVRQGLPVVSDGRPAGTLPVTAWVDNDHEAAVLGILDHLAAAGARRIGLLTGTTTDTYTHLSTTAYLRWCERVGQDPVYEAYPAHDPCAGAVAADRLLARPDRPDAVYGLFDPNGTDLLAAARRYGLRVPDDLLLVCCSESTVYANTEPPVTTLSLKPRRIGTAVVQLLIDAIEGVESDQPVEQVIPTELIVRTSSERRPPRTTVSPPRSPEQG, from the coding sequence ATGACAGCAGCAGGGAAGCACCAGGTGAGCCGGTCGGATACCTCTCGTCGAGGAAACCGGCCGGGCCGGGCGGGCATCAGAGACGTGGCCGCGGCCGCCGGAGTCTCCATCACGACGGTCTCCGACGCCCTCAACGGCAAGGGACGGCTCCCGGACGCCACCAGACGCCATGTCCGCGAGGTCGCCGATCGGCTGGGTTACCGGCCCTCCGCGGCGGCCCGAACCCTCCGTACCGGCAAGTCCGGCCTCATCGGCCTGACCGTGACGACCTACGGGGACGAACCCTTCACCTTCACGGAGTTCGCGTACTTCGCGGAGATGGCCAGAGCCGCCACCTCGGCCGCGCTCGCCCGGGGCTACGCCCTGGTCATCCTCCCGGCGACCTCGCGCCACGACGTGTGGTCGAACGTGGCCCTGGACGGGACGGTCGTCATCGACCCTTCCGACCAGGACCCGGTCGTCAGCGAACTCGTCCGCCAGGGCTTACCGGTGGTCTCGGACGGCCGCCCGGCCGGCACGCTGCCGGTGACCGCCTGGGTGGACAACGACCACGAGGCCGCTGTCCTGGGCATCCTCGACCACCTGGCCGCCGCCGGAGCCCGCAGAATCGGCCTGCTGACCGGGACGACCACGGACACGTACACCCATCTCTCCACGACGGCGTACCTGCGCTGGTGCGAGCGCGTGGGCCAGGATCCTGTGTACGAGGCGTATCCCGCGCACGATCCGTGCGCGGGGGCGGTGGCCGCCGACCGGCTGCTCGCCCGGCCCGACCGGCCCGACGCCGTCTACGGACTCTTCGACCCGAACGGCACCGATCTCCTCGCGGCGGCCCGGCGCTACGGCCTGCGCGTACCGGACGACCTGCTTCTCGTGTGCTGCAGCGAGTCCACGGTCTACGCCAACACCGAACCGCCCGTCACGACGCTCTCGCTGAAACCGAGACGAATCGGCACGGCCGTGGTCCAGCTCCTGATCGACGCCATCGAGGGGGTCGAATCGGACCAACCGGTCGAGCAGGTGATACCGACGGAGCTGATCGTGCGCACCTCCTCCGAGCGACGGCCGCCGCGGACGACCGTCAGTCCGCCGAGGTCTCCGGAGCAGGGGTGA
- a CDS encoding metallophosphoesterase, which yields MVEGSMTQGAGQGPEMRTPTVRDFRVPAYVHEAGPYAQPPGPHPAPPGPYDRPAEPYDRSTEPYDQAADPYTGPAEPYVRSGSYPGGPPHSEAGVPAAEPEGYTPTERDLPVINRGDTVQMPVDPETGQLPQPEEGPGPLYVVGDVHGYLDELVSALHEKGLIDLEGRWAAGTSRLWFLGDFTDRGPDGIGVIDLVMRLSAEAAAVGGYCKALMGNHELLLLGARRFGDTPVNSGAGTATFQAAWLLNGGQKTDMERLQDHHLQWMARLDAMELADGHLLVHSDTTAYLDYGDSIEAVNDTIRETLTRNDADECWDLFRKFTKRFAFRDDGGAQAVRSLLETYGGSRIVHGHSPIPYLRGEVGSEDGDNSPPLAVEEPHVYADKLAIAMDGGVTMAGKLLVQQLPLDS from the coding sequence GTGGTGGAGGGGTCGATGACTCAGGGGGCCGGTCAGGGACCCGAGATGCGGACGCCGACGGTGCGCGACTTCCGCGTACCGGCGTATGTCCACGAAGCCGGTCCGTACGCGCAGCCACCCGGACCGCACCCGGCACCGCCCGGGCCGTACGACCGGCCGGCCGAACCGTACGACCGCTCCACCGAGCCGTACGACCAGGCCGCCGACCCGTACACCGGGCCTGCGGAGCCGTACGTCCGATCCGGTTCCTACCCGGGCGGGCCGCCGCACAGCGAGGCCGGCGTCCCCGCCGCCGAACCGGAGGGCTACACACCGACCGAGCGCGATCTGCCGGTCATCAACCGCGGTGACACGGTTCAGATGCCGGTCGACCCCGAGACCGGGCAGCTTCCGCAGCCGGAGGAGGGACCGGGTCCGCTGTACGTCGTCGGTGACGTGCACGGGTACCTCGACGAACTCGTCTCCGCGCTGCACGAGAAGGGGCTCATCGACCTCGAAGGCCGCTGGGCGGCCGGGACCTCCCGGCTGTGGTTCCTCGGTGACTTCACCGACCGCGGGCCCGACGGGATCGGCGTCATCGACCTCGTGATGCGCCTGTCCGCGGAGGCCGCCGCGGTCGGCGGCTACTGCAAGGCGCTGATGGGCAACCACGAACTGCTGCTTCTGGGCGCCAGGCGGTTCGGGGACACCCCCGTCAACTCCGGGGCGGGGACCGCCACCTTCCAGGCCGCCTGGCTGCTCAATGGCGGCCAGAAGACCGACATGGAGCGTCTCCAGGACCACCATCTGCAGTGGATGGCCCGCCTGGACGCGATGGAACTGGCGGACGGGCATCTGCTCGTGCACTCCGACACGACCGCCTATCTCGACTACGGCGACTCCATCGAAGCGGTCAACGACACCATCCGGGAAACCCTCACCCGCAATGACGCGGACGAGTGCTGGGACCTCTTCCGCAAGTTCACCAAGCGCTTCGCGTTCCGCGACGACGGCGGTGCGCAGGCGGTCCGTTCCTTGCTGGAGACCTACGGCGGTTCACGCATCGTGCATGGTCACAGCCCCATTCCCTACCTCCGCGGCGAGGTCGGCTCGGAGGACGGGGACAATTCGCCGCCCCTGGCGGTCGAAGAACCTCATGTGTACGCCGACAAACTCGCGATCGCGATGGACGGCGGCGTGACCATGGCCGGAAAACTGCTGGTCCAGCAGCTACCCCTGGACAGCTGA
- the thiC gene encoding phosphomethylpyrimidine synthase ThiC, with product MTNKDVRTPASSQSGGAAASPGNGETGKSVAGKPPVGDSATGKFATGKSATEESATGESGPAKSIGWHKAYVAGSRPDLRVPVRQVHLTNGESVTLYDTSGPYTDPVVDTDVRRGLAALRDNWIIARGDTEEYAGRPVSPEDDGIKHTSPRGGLRNLDAVFPGRPRLPRRSRDGQAVTQLAYARRGEVTPEMEYVAIRENVEPEVVRAEIAAGRAVLPANVNHPEIEPMIIGKRFLVKVNANIGNSAVTSSIEEEVEKMTWATRWGADTVMDLSTGRNIHTTREWVLRNSPVPIGTVPLYQALEKVDGRAEELTWEIYKDTVIEQAEQGVDYMTVHAGVRLPYVPLTANRKTGIVSRGGSIMAAWCLAHHKESFLYEHFEELCEILAAYDVTYSLGDGLRPGSIADANDAAQFAELRTLGELNKVAKRFHVQTMIEGPGHVPMHKIKENIDLQQEICEEAPFYTLGPLTTDIAPAYDHITSGIGAAMIAWWGTAMLCYVTPKEHLGLPNRDDVKTGVITYKIAAHAADLAKGHPGAQEWDDALSDARFEFRWEDQFNLALDPDTAREFHDETLPAEPAKTAHFCSMCGPKFCSMKISHSINEQFGGTAAAGASPEEVADGMLQKSKEFAAAGNRVYLPMAD from the coding sequence ATGACCAACAAGGACGTACGCACGCCTGCCTCCAGCCAGTCGGGCGGGGCAGCTGCTTCGCCCGGAAACGGCGAAACCGGAAAGTCCGTAGCCGGAAAGCCCCCAGTCGGGGATTCCGCAACCGGAAAGTTCGCAACCGGAAAGTCCGCTACCGAGGAATCCGCTACCGGGGAGTCCGGCCCCGCGAAGTCCATCGGCTGGCACAAGGCGTATGTCGCGGGCTCGCGCCCCGATCTGCGGGTGCCGGTCCGTCAGGTGCATCTCACCAACGGTGAATCGGTCACCCTCTACGACACCTCGGGCCCGTACACCGATCCGGTCGTCGACACCGATGTACGCAGGGGTCTGGCAGCCCTGCGCGACAACTGGATCATCGCCCGTGGCGACACCGAGGAGTACGCGGGCCGTCCCGTGAGCCCCGAGGACGACGGAATCAAGCACACCTCGCCCCGCGGCGGACTGCGCAACCTCGACGCGGTCTTCCCGGGGCGTCCCCGGCTGCCCCGCCGGAGCCGTGACGGGCAGGCGGTGACGCAACTCGCCTATGCGCGGCGGGGCGAGGTCACGCCGGAGATGGAATACGTGGCCATCCGGGAGAACGTCGAACCCGAGGTCGTCCGTGCGGAGATCGCGGCGGGCCGGGCCGTGCTGCCGGCCAACGTCAACCATCCCGAGATCGAGCCGATGATCATCGGCAAGCGGTTCCTGGTGAAGGTCAACGCCAACATCGGCAACTCCGCGGTCACCTCCTCCATCGAGGAGGAAGTCGAGAAGATGACGTGGGCGACGCGCTGGGGCGCCGACACGGTGATGGACCTGTCGACCGGCCGCAACATCCACACCACGCGGGAGTGGGTACTGCGCAACTCCCCCGTCCCCATCGGCACGGTCCCCCTTTACCAGGCGCTGGAGAAGGTCGACGGGCGCGCCGAGGAACTGACCTGGGAGATCTACAAGGACACGGTCATCGAGCAGGCCGAGCAGGGCGTGGACTACATGACCGTCCACGCGGGGGTGCGGCTGCCGTACGTCCCGCTGACCGCGAACCGTAAGACCGGCATCGTCTCGCGCGGGGGCTCGATCATGGCGGCGTGGTGCCTGGCGCACCACAAGGAGTCGTTCCTGTACGAGCACTTCGAGGAGCTCTGCGAGATCCTCGCCGCGTACGACGTCACGTATTCACTCGGCGACGGGCTGCGGCCCGGGTCGATCGCGGACGCCAACGACGCCGCGCAGTTCGCGGAGTTGCGGACCCTCGGGGAGCTCAACAAGGTCGCGAAGCGTTTCCACGTGCAGACCATGATCGAGGGGCCGGGACATGTCCCGATGCACAAGATCAAGGAGAACATCGACCTTCAGCAGGAGATCTGCGAGGAGGCTCCATTCTACACGCTCGGCCCGCTGACCACGGACATCGCCCCGGCGTACGACCACATCACCTCCGGTATCGGTGCCGCGATGATCGCCTGGTGGGGCACGGCGATGCTCTGCTACGTCACGCCCAAGGAACATCTGGGCCTGCCCAACCGCGACGACGTCAAGACGGGCGTCATCACCTATAAGATCGCGGCTCACGCGGCGGACCTCGCCAAGGGGCATCCGGGCGCGCAGGAGTGGGACGACGCGTTGTCGGACGCCCGCTTCGAGTTCCGGTGGGAGGACCAGTTCAACCTGGCCCTGGACCCGGACACCGCCCGCGAGTTCCACGACGAGACCCTGCCGGCCGAACCGGCCAAGACGGCGCACTTCTGCTCCATGTGCGGTCCGAAGTTCTGCTCGATGAAGATCAGCCACAGCATCAACGAGCAGTTCGGCGGTACGGCTGCCGCGGGGGCCTCGCCGGAAGAGGTCGCCGACGGGATGCTCCAGAAGTCGAAGGAGTTCGCCGCGGCGGGCAACCGGGTCTATCTGCCCATGGCCGACTGA
- a CDS encoding YibE/F family protein yields MTTTQQPPLPPPEPPHGHGHDGHGHGEGSGHGAHGPGGGGGGNRPGGGSEGATGGGHGHSHSHGPAAPVSMHLRKIIAAVLIPFAAAVVVGLAVLWPGGAPGHERTGVGFDRQTQQATVTKLDQVDCKSVNASGGTPTGDTSTAEGSAAQQQASGTCKKATIRVDSGKDKGRTFTEIVQPDSSRQLEQGQEVIVAYAPDAPKELQYSVTDVNRKLPMALLAGIFALAVVVVGRMRGVMALIALAVSFLILTFFILPAILQGSNPLVVAVVGASAIMLIALYMCHGLSARTSVAVLGTLLSLVLIGLLGSLFIDWAALTGNTDDNTGLIHGLYPSIDMSGLLLAGVIIGSLGVLDDVTVTQTSAVWELHEANPTMGWRGLYRAGIRIGRDHIASVVNTLVLAYAGAALPLLLLFSIAQSSVGTVANSELVAAEIVRTLVGSIGLVASVPVTTALAALVVSADRPGDAAPARQPQQPQGQAQQPQSGAKAPLRGGSGRRRKH; encoded by the coding sequence GTGACCACGACGCAGCAGCCCCCACTTCCGCCGCCCGAACCGCCCCACGGACACGGCCACGACGGCCACGGTCATGGGGAAGGATCCGGCCACGGAGCCCACGGCCCCGGCGGGGGTGGCGGAGGCAATCGGCCCGGTGGGGGCAGCGAAGGAGCCACCGGCGGCGGGCACGGCCACTCACACAGTCATGGCCCCGCGGCCCCTGTCTCCATGCACCTGCGCAAGATCATCGCTGCTGTGCTGATTCCTTTCGCCGCAGCGGTCGTTGTCGGTCTCGCGGTGCTCTGGCCGGGCGGCGCCCCTGGACACGAGCGCACGGGCGTCGGCTTCGACCGGCAGACCCAGCAGGCCACCGTGACCAAGCTCGACCAGGTCGACTGCAAATCTGTGAACGCCTCGGGCGGGACGCCGACCGGCGACACCTCGACAGCCGAGGGCTCGGCGGCGCAGCAACAGGCATCGGGCACCTGCAAGAAGGCGACGATCCGGGTCGACTCCGGCAAGGACAAGGGCCGTACCTTCACGGAGATCGTCCAGCCCGACTCCTCACGCCAGTTGGAACAGGGCCAGGAGGTGATCGTGGCGTACGCGCCCGACGCCCCCAAGGAGCTCCAGTACTCGGTCACCGATGTGAACCGCAAACTCCCCATGGCGCTGCTCGCCGGCATCTTCGCCCTCGCCGTGGTCGTGGTGGGCCGGATGCGCGGTGTCATGGCGCTGATCGCGCTGGCCGTCAGCTTCTTGATCCTGACGTTCTTCATCCTGCCCGCGATTCTGCAGGGTTCGAATCCGCTGGTCGTGGCGGTGGTCGGGGCCAGCGCCATCATGCTGATCGCCCTCTACATGTGCCACGGCCTCTCAGCGCGGACGTCGGTCGCCGTACTGGGCACGCTGCTGTCCCTGGTGCTGATCGGGCTGCTCGGCTCACTGTTCATCGACTGGGCCGCGCTGACCGGCAACACCGACGACAACACCGGCCTGATCCACGGTCTCTACCCGTCCATCGACATGAGCGGTCTGCTGCTCGCGGGTGTCATCATCGGTTCGCTCGGAGTGCTCGACGACGTCACCGTGACGCAGACGTCGGCGGTCTGGGAGCTGCACGAGGCCAACCCGACGATGGGCTGGCGCGGTCTGTACCGCGCGGGCATCCGCATCGGCCGTGACCACATCGCGTCCGTGGTCAACACGCTTGTCCTCGCCTACGCGGGCGCGGCACTGCCTCTGCTGCTGCTCTTCTCCATCGCGCAGAGCAGTGTGGGGACGGTGGCCAACAGCGAACTGGTGGCCGCGGAGATCGTCCGTACTCTCGTCGGCTCGATCGGACTGGTCGCCTCGGTGCCGGTCACGACCGCTCTCGCGGCCCTGGTGGTCTCGGCGGACCGACCGGGCGACGCCGCCCCGGCCCGGCAGCCGCAACAGCCGCAGGGGCAGGCGCAGCAGCCTCAGTCCGGCGCGAAGGCCCCCCTGCGCGGGGGGAGTGGCCGCCGCCGCAAGCACTGA
- a CDS encoding SsgA family sporulation/cell division regulator — MRESVVQAEVMMSFVVSEELSFRIPVELRYETCDPYAVRLTFHLPGDAPVTWAFGRELLIDGVGRPCGDGDVHITPSDSESFGDVLIRLQVGVDQALFRCGTAPLLAFLDRTDRLVPLGQERSLADFDTHLDEALDRILAEEQSAG, encoded by the coding sequence ATGCGCGAGTCGGTAGTACAGGCAGAGGTCATGATGAGCTTCGTCGTCTCGGAGGAGCTCTCCTTCCGCATCCCGGTGGAGCTGCGTTACGAGACCTGTGATCCCTATGCCGTGCGTCTGACCTTCCACCTGCCCGGCGACGCTCCGGTGACCTGGGCCTTCGGCCGGGAGTTGCTGATCGACGGGGTGGGCCGGCCGTGCGGGGACGGAGACGTGCACATCACTCCCTCGGACTCCGAGAGTTTCGGCGATGTGCTGATCCGGCTCCAGGTGGGCGTGGACCAGGCCCTGTTCCGCTGTGGTACGGCGCCTCTGCTGGCGTTCCTCGACCGTACGGACCGGCTGGTTCCGCTGGGCCAGGAGCGTTCCCTGGCCGACTTCGACACGCACCTGGACGAGGCCCTGGACCGCATCCTGGCGGAGGAGCAGAGCGCGGGGTGA
- a CDS encoding IclR family transcriptional regulator encodes MATVDTAPFGPKVSAPEPHPTTLIGSVQRAMRLLESVARHGHGAPAKQLAREAGLALPTAYHLLRTLVHEGYLRREKGLFFLGEAAVRLSLSGAQQKRRSTIADALGTWRDSIGAPIYYAVYRGGEIEVQCVADTPGNPAVQEWADFRETGHAHAVGQCLLSQLDTEGRRDHLDRYPVRSVTPYTVRDDQTLIRRLESTKRMQPVIERQEYALGTVCAAIPLTLGSTAATVALSMPSHQADRLLPAVRRLQIEIDTLLGAGSVSISI; translated from the coding sequence TTGGCCACGGTTGACACCGCACCCTTCGGACCGAAGGTTTCCGCCCCCGAGCCGCACCCCACCACCCTCATCGGCTCGGTGCAGCGTGCGATGCGTCTTTTGGAGTCCGTCGCGCGGCACGGACACGGGGCTCCCGCGAAGCAACTGGCCCGAGAGGCCGGGCTGGCTCTCCCCACGGCGTACCACCTGCTGCGCACCCTGGTGCACGAGGGTTATCTGCGCCGCGAGAAAGGGCTGTTCTTCCTCGGTGAGGCGGCCGTGCGGCTGAGCCTCAGCGGCGCCCAGCAGAAACGTCGCAGCACGATCGCCGATGCCCTGGGAACCTGGCGCGATTCGATCGGTGCTCCCATCTACTACGCGGTCTACCGAGGCGGGGAGATCGAGGTCCAGTGCGTCGCCGACACCCCGGGCAATCCCGCGGTCCAGGAATGGGCGGACTTCCGGGAGACGGGGCACGCGCACGCGGTCGGCCAGTGTCTGCTGTCCCAGCTCGACACGGAAGGGCGCAGGGACCACCTCGACCGCTACCCCGTTCGATCCGTCACGCCGTACACGGTGCGTGACGATCAGACCTTGATTCGCCGTCTTGAATCGACCAAACGCATGCAGCCCGTGATCGAGCGTCAGGAGTACGCACTGGGCACGGTCTGCGCCGCGATCCCCCTCACGCTGGGCAGCACGGCTGCCACGGTGGCCCTCTCCATGCCGTCCCACCAGGCCGACCGGCTGCTGCCCGCGGTGCGGCGGCTCCAGATCGAGATCGACACGCTGCTGGGGGCGGGCTCGGTCTCTATCAGCATCTGA